Below is a window of Desulfomonile tiedjei DNA.
GCGCCGGCCATGTCGAAGTGAATCAGCCCGGGATTTTTTTTCATCTCCCCTTTGGGAGAGATGAAGGCAAGCTTGGCTTCCTGATCGATGAAGCGCCTGACCAGCCAGAAAGAGGCCAGCCGGTCGATGTAGGGCCGCTTGCGGGTAATCCAGGTCTTTCCCTGGTAATCCTCTTTTTTCAGAACCGCCGAGGACTCGTGGCCCGGCTCTTCGCCGGTCAGTACTTTAAGCCGGTCGACCAGGGAAGCAAGGAGCATAGCCATCCGCTCCGCCTGGCCGGTGGGGAAGAAGTCGATCTCCTGGATGGCCTGGAATTTTCTGGTGAATTTTTTCAGGATGGCTTGGAGTTCCCTGGCCTTTTCCTCCTGGTCCAGGGCTCCGGCTTCTAGGCTTTT
It encodes the following:
- a CDS encoding chromate resistance protein, with amino-acid sequence MWLIFSYTVPAKNPNVRVKAWRRLQAVGAVQLKSSLYVLPFSEANYEHLQWLAREVEDLGGEAVFFHCPAVENLTEAEIKALFGKARDEDYSRLHEEVQILAKSLEAGALDQEEKARELQAILKKFTRKFQAIQEIDFFPTGQAERMAMLLASLVDRLKVLTGEEPGHESSAVLKKEDYQGKTWITRKRPYIDRLASFWLVRRFIDQEAKLAFISPKGEMKKNPGLIHFDMAGA